One region of Manis pentadactyla isolate mManPen7 chromosome 9, mManPen7.hap1, whole genome shotgun sequence genomic DNA includes:
- the LOC118932898 gene encoding cytochrome c oxidase subunit 8A, mitochondrial: MSVLTPLLLRGLTGPARRLPVPRAQIHSKPPREQLGTMDVAIGLTSCFLCFLLPSGWVLSHLESYKKRE, translated from the exons ATGTCAGTGCTGACGCCGCTGCTGCTGAGGGGCCTGACTGGCCCTGCCCGGCGGCTGCCGGTGCCGCGTGCCCAGATCCATTCCAAGCCGCCGCGGGAGCAGCTCGGGACCATG GATGTCGCCATTGGGCTCACCTCCTGCTTCCTGTGTTTCCTCCTGCCATCGGGCTGGGTCCTGTCACACCTGGAGAGCTACAAGAAGCGGGAGTGA